From Streptobacillus canis, the proteins below share one genomic window:
- a CDS encoding dihydrofolate reductase family protein, which translates to MVKKLKKEVGKNVWICGGANLINQAIISNIIDEYYISIIPIILGNGIRLFTRNDIEHKLKLIKSTINNEIIELKYIPIKEYK; encoded by the coding sequence ATAGTTAAGAAATTAAAAAAAGAAGTTGGAAAAAATGTATGGATATGTGGAGGTGCAAATCTAATTAATCAAGCTATAATTTCAAATATTATTGATGAATACTATATTTCAATTATTCCAATAATTTTAGGGAATGGAATAAGATTGTTTACTCGAAATGATATAGAACATAAACTAAAATTAATTAAGTCAACAATAAATAATGAAATAATAGAATTAAAATATATTCCAATAAAAGAATATAAGTAA